In Sphingobacterium sp. SRCM116780, the genomic stretch CTGCTTAGTTCTAGAGTTGGATATACTGAAATGTTACAGGCTTACGCAGAAATAGGTGCAAAAACAGATTTTACAGATCGTAATGGCAATACCTTGTTACACATTATCGCACAATACTCGTCTCATGCAGTTTCAGCTTACCAAACTGCAATGGAACGCTTACTTATTCATCAAAACGATTCAAATTTTGATGCTGAAAACCCACGTCAGGCGCAAGAAAGAGCCGAATTGGAATGGCATTTCAATGTAAATAAAGCAAGGTTCAATCAATTTATTACTTATGCTATAACAGCGATGGAATTTAATGCCGATCCATATCAAAAAAACAATGAAGGTGAAACAGCTATTGATGTGGCCATTTATTATCAATCGAAAGCTATAGGGGCTATTTTAAAAGGTGTCGATTTCTCTAATCAGGAAACCGTACCACTGTATTTTGAGGCGGGCGGAATGAATATTTATCAGGCTTGCGCCAAAAATGACCTTGAAGCATTGAATGCTCTCATCCAAATAGGAGAAGATTTAAATGAGGCTTACGATAAAGAAGGTGATAAGTTTAATGGAATGACCCCTTTGGCTATCGCAATGACGCAACATTATTTTGAGGTTACAGATGTGTTATTGAAAAACGGAGCCGATGCAACACTTCGTGATAGTAAAGCTTGGCATCCGTTTAGGTATTTGTATACACCAGTTTCAGGAGTAAATACCAATTTCGACCAATTTCAAAATAAGGTTTTTCCGAAGATTTTAAACGCTTATCTCGATGCAGGTTTCGATATCAATTCTCTTTTAGATGATGATGAAAACACGCTTTTAACGGTATCTGCTAAATATGCTGACGACCTGCAACTTTACAACGGTAATTCCATTACAACAGTGTTGATTGATGAAGTAGTTTATTCGAATGCTGATGTTAACAAAACCAATCGTGATGGCATTTCGGCATTGATGTATTTGTGTTTAGCTGATACCAAAAGAGGTGAAAAAAACCTAATTACCCTTTTAGAGCAAAGTGCATCTACCGAATTGCGCGATAAAAACGGAAAAACAGCACTGATTTATGCCGTAAATAATTCGGATAAATCGGCAGCAAAAACCTATTGCGAATTATTGGTAGAATTTGGAAATCTGCTTATTGATGCTAAAGATAATGCTGGAAAATCTGCTTTGGATTATGCTGTTGTGCAAAATAATGAGCCATTAGTTGCTTGGTTGGTAGAGAGAATGTAAATCAAAAAAATAGAATAATAAACATTTACTTATACATAAAATGGATAATATTTTTTTAAACGCTTGTAAAAACAACCAAAAAGCAATTGTGCAAACTTTGCTTAAAAAAGGCGACATCAATCTCAATAAGCGCGACGCGATGGGCAATACGCCATTGTTCTATTCGTGCCAAAAAGGTGCAAGAGACATCGTTAAAATTTTAGTAGAGGCTGGAGCCGATATCAATCTGGCAAATAACCAAAGTGCTACACCTTTACATATTGTTTCACAAAGCGGAAATAAAGAAATAGCGACTATTTTGCTAAATAATGGTGCCGATATTAATGTAACCGATAAAGCAGGCAAAACCGCACTGATTTATTCGTTGGCCGAAGGAAGGACTGAATTTACCAAATTTCTCTTATCAAAAGGTGCTGATAAAACCATTAAAGATAACGACGGACATAGTGCTTTAGATTATGCCACCAGCAGAGGTTTACGAGATACCGTTGCATTGTTGGTTGGTGAGGCAGATGATAAAAATAGCACTGGAAACACAGCGCTTCATCAAGCTGTTTGGAACAATGAAGCCGAGGTGGTTAGCGAATTATTGAAAATAAATACCATTAACATTAATGCTATAAACGACCAAGGCGATAGTGCATTGGTTTTGGCCTGTATGCAAAATAATTTACGAATTACAGAGCAATTGCTCAACGCCGACGCCGATATGTTATTGAAACGCTTGGATGGCAACTCGGTTTTGCATTATAGCAGTGGCCGTGGAAACAAGGAAATTGCCAAGTTACTTATCGAAAAAGGAATGGACATGAACAGCAAAAACAATGAAGGCGAAACCCCGTTAATTGTGGCTTCCATTTGTGGGTTTAATGAAATTACCGCCTTACTTGTTGATCATGGTGCCAGTGTAAACGAAAAAGACAACGACGAGCATTCAGCATTGCATTATGCTTCAGAAAAGGGCTACAATGAGATTGTAGAGCAGCTGATCATAGCTGGAGCTAGTTCATAAAAAATGATTATTAAAGCTTCATTTTATAAATTAAAATTCATAACTAATGAAAACAATCTAAAAACGAAAAATTTTAGTCTTGGCACTCATTGCCACATTAACCATCGATTCTCTAACGTAGTAATTAGCAAAGAAAGCTATAATGATGTAATGAAATAACAACAACAATAAGATTACTGGATAAAATAAAAAATTTAACACTTACAAATACAGAACAATATGATCATTTTTGGAACAAGAAATAAGTTTTTAACCGCATTCAATACTGAGCAAACTTGCGGTCATTGCAACACTGGCAAATTAAATTTAGCTTACACCATTAGCTATTTCCATATCTTTTGGATACCCATGTTTCCATTTGGCAAAAAAGGGATGACCCAATGCCCACATTGTAAACAAATATTAAACGCGTATGAGCTTGCTCCAGAAAGTCGTAATTACATCAACGCTCAAAAAAGTAATGTTAAAACACCTTTAACATATTTCGCTGGACTTATTTTAATTGGCGCTTTAATATTGTTTGTGGTTGTAGTTAATATGTTGAAATAAACAGGTTGCAACTTTTGAACATGATCTAGGGCAATCACAAATAAATTTGGTCTATCCTATCCACAAAAAAAGCCTTCCGCTATGCGGAGGGCTTCAATTTTATTGTCGGGGTGGCAGGATTCGAACCTACGACCTCCACATCCCAAATGTGGCGCGATACCGGGCTACGCTACACCCCGAAAAAGGTATCACCTTTTGTTTTACTGTGATGCAAATATACAGTGATTTTTATATTTATCAAGGATAAAAATCACTTTATTCAATAAACCTCTGATTTAATGAGAAATAAAATTATTACCTCTAACTATTATCATAATTACATGAATATCCTCCTATTATGATGTGTAAAACTTTTTAAAATATATCTAGAGTAGCCTCTATAAAATCAAAAGGGATTGTCTATCTTTGCAACAAACTAAGACGGCATAAAACTTTTTGAAAAAAGTATTTCTTAAAGTAAAAAAAAAGCTGTAATATTGCATTCCGATTTTTACAGGCTAATAATCGTATTTAATACTCAAAATCATGGATTTAGTAAAATTTGTAGAAGAACAAGCGGTAATCATAAATGAAGTTCCCGCATTTAAAGCTGGAGACACCATAAGCGTTCATTATAAAATTCGCGAAGGAAATAAAGAGCGTATCCAAATTTACCAAGGTGTGGTTCTCCAATTGAACAGCGAAGGTGTTAATTCAACTTTCACTGTACGCAAAATTTCAAATGGCATTGGTGTGGAACGTATTTTCCCTGTAAATTCGCCTAACATTGAAAAAATTGTAGTAAACAGCTACGGTAAAGTACGTCGCGCTAAATTATTTTATTTACGTGGTCTTACTGGTAAAGCTGCTCGTATTAAGTCTAAAAGAATCTAATTACGACTACGCAAGCATAAAAAAAGGCTTTGATTCATTTCAAAAGCCTTTTTTTATTTTAAAATTTTCAAAACAAAGCCGCATTGCATCTCTTGGACACAAAGCTTTGTAACTTATAAGCTTACCTTATTTCCTAATAGTGATTTATAATACGCTTCTATATCCTTCCAATGGTAATAGGGCAAAATATCACTCTTTACTGGAGGTATCAGTTTTTCATTCTCGTTAAGTAAGAATTTTACGATAATATCTGAGGAACCTGGCTTTCTAAAGAAAACAATCTGAATATTAGCGGCCATAGGTGCGATCTTGAAATTACTCCACGCCTTATAAAATTCTGATGGTTCGGAAACACTGTTATACGTATCTTCCAAATGCAAAAGCATAGCTAATGGGATAATGTTTCCATCGTGAGCAAATCGAAATGCGGCGCCATTTGAATGGGTGGAGATAGTTTTTTCAGCTCTTTCCAGAATATCCCGTAAAATTGGTTTAGCATTCTCAAACATTATCCCCCCATTTAATGCAGAATTTGCATCACTTACATAATTTTTATAATTGCGACATTGCCATAAATCAAAAAGCTCTTGTTTCTCAAACACATCATAAAAATTTAGTTTAGTTTCAATATTCTGCATATCACCAGCAATTTCGTACATCCCTTCAAACAGCTGCTTTTGATTTACATGCTGTTGTATATAAACGCTATCCGTAAAAAGAGCGTGTACCATTCGACTTGGGTTGATATGGTTATTTTCAAATTTATCATAATCTGCTCTCCAGTCAGATTTTGAAGAATTAAACATATTCGCTTCATTGGTATGAAAGTTAAGATAACGTTGGTATTTCATACTCGCATCTCTTGAAATAAGCAACTTCGGGTTAAGTTCCTTCAGTCGTTCGCTAAAGGCATCCATACTTAATGCACAACGGAGAACAGTTGTAGATTGAGCCGAAATTTCGGCCTTATCAACGAAAATCTGAGGGTATCTAGTATACATACGTTCGGCTATACCCCTATGCTGTCTGACTCCCAAAGGAGAAAGATCTCCTCCCCTGAATTCAGCTTCCTGCCATACTTTTTTCAACCGTTCGAATACATCTTTTCCTAACGCGGACAATGTATGGTTATTAGCGGCATCCTGCAACAGATCCAGTACCACTTTATATTGATCGTCACTAACTAAATAACGGGAGCCATGGCGACTAAAATGACTGATATAAAATGGCTCATATCCCTTTGGTACAGGTGCTTGAGGTGAAATTTCCTTTTCTGGATAAGCATAGTACACACCTGCGGTTTTTTCAGGATTGTCAAACATTTCCTGTTTTGAAGTTTGGGCACTACCTACTTGAATACTGATGTATAATGCACTTAAGAAAATGGTTATATTTTTCATTATTTATAATTTGTGAATAAGGTATTTTAAACTTTAATTTATGTGGTCTGCATGAACTATTTAATTAGAATACCTCTTAGTTAGACCGTTAAAATAGTTTGCCAAATAATGTTTAGGTTTTTTAGATTTAGTTATTTAGGTTTTATTTTATGTTGTATACATAATCAACCATATTTAACTTTGATATTGGCATTATAAATATCAAAGGATTGGTTAGATAAGCGTTTTATATTTTTTAACCAATGTAAATGAAATATTTCAGGCGTGCAAATTATTTTATTGCGCTAAATGTAAAGTTGTGTTCGTATAACTTTTTATACTTACAAGGATTTAACCGTTTAACTATCCGAATCTTGCAAGGATAATTCAGTAATTAAGACATGGATGAAAGGATACCTTTTTCTAACCTTCTTCGTACTTTCTTCGAACCATCTTCTAAGTTTCAATACACCTGGAACGCTCTTTTACCGCTGTTGCACCGCCTTTTCCCCGAGTCAACTGTGGTAAAAAGGCGGAGAAAGGACGGTAGAAGAGTACTGGAAGTTAGAAGAGAGTCCGAAGTTGGTTAGAAGTTGGTTAGAAGTTGATATAGATTTTAGGCAATAGTAAAAGCTGACATACCTTCGCCCTCTTTAGCAACATTTTCTTTACAAGGCAAAATATACTTTAATGCTAAATCTTTTTAGTTTATCTTAATGGGCTGAAAAGTTATTTTTATGAACAAATCTATTTTTATCTTTATATTATCATGCTGCTATACGATCAGCTATGGTCAAAATTCTATCAAAGAATTTTTAGCGCTGCAATCGATACCAAAAACCTACGCTGTTCTTAAAACGAATGAAACCTTGCAAATTGATGGAAAGGATAATGAAAATAGCTGGGCACAAGCAAAGACAATCACTAATTTTGAAGATATCCAAGGCAAAAACTTCAAACAACCTGCTTATAAAACAGAACTGAAAATGTTATGGGATTCGACTTATTTATATGTTTATGCGAAACTTTATGATCCTCATATTTGGGCAGATATTAAGAAACATGATGAAATTGTCTATTTGAACAACGACTTTGAGATTTTCCTAAAACCAAATTTGCATCAAGCTGAATATTACGAAGTCGAAGTTAATGCCCTTCAAACCATATTCGACCTTATGCTTACAAAACCTTACCGATTTGGTGGAGAAGCAATCACACATTGGGATCTAAAAAATCTTAAATCGGCAGTCTATGTTAATGGCTCACTCAACAACCCACAAGATACCGACTCGTTCTGGTCTGTTGAGTTTGCAATACCACATCAATCTATTTATGCATTTGGAAAACCTATGATGCCTAAACCTAATGACTACTGGCTTTGCAACTTCTCCCGTGTACAATGGCAACATGAAGTCATCAACGATCAATACCGCAGAAAAACAAAGAATAACAAGATTTTAGAAGAGGACAATTGGGTATGGTCTCCAATAGGCCTAATCAACATGCATTATCCTGAAAGATGGGGTTATATACAATTTGTAGAACATGCACAGGAACAACCTCCTGCTTTACCAGAGACGTATGAAATAACAAAATTGGCTTGGAATATTCATTATTTACAACGATTATTTTATAAAGAGAATCGTATGTACACGAACCAGCTATCAAAACTTTCTCTGTTTAAAGAAAATATAAATCCAATTCTAAAAAATTATCAGATCACGTTGAACTTAAGTCAGGATAAAAAGAATTATAATATGCAAATCGTTGATCATCGATCAAAGAAAATGTATGTATACTTAGACAATAAGGGTAATTTTGAGATCAATCCGTAGATTAAGGTTTTATGATTAACTAAAATTAAAAGCTGATTATTTATCAAGTAGCTCATAAAAGAGGAGATTATTTATAGATGGGTTCGGATATTCATTTTAATAACCATAGTCATTTGAAATGATATTCAATCTTCAACAAAACACCCAAAGAAAATAGAACTAATATTATTACTTTTACAAGCAATAATGTATAAGAATATATCCTTTTTTCCCAATCTGAATGCGTTAAGATTTGTTGCTGCATTACTGGTCATCTTTCATCATGGAGAGGTAATTCGAGCGAAAAATGATTTTATTAGTTATGAACATTTAAGTTTTTTTCAAAACGGGAGTACTGCTGTTAAATTTTTCTTTGTTCTAAGTGGTTTTCTAATTAGCTATCTGTTGCTAAAAGAGAAAGCTGAGAAAAAGACGATATCTATTCCAAATTTCTATTTGAAAAGAGTAATCCGTATATGGCCTCTTTATTTTTTATTAGTTACTATTGGCATCCTGCTATTTCCTTTTTTATTTGAGGTATTACATATCAAGTATACTTTTCCCTATAAGGTTGATCAAGTATGGCTTTTATTCTTGCTATTCTTACCTAGTGTAGTAACCTTTAAATTTGGCTCCCATTTATTGGAACCGCTTTGGTCAATTGGCGTAGAAGAGTGGTTTTATATTATCTGGGCACCTCTATTCAAATGGATAGATAATAAACTGGCATTTATTATCGGTATATTTTTGATCAAAATAATCCTGTTAACACTTTGTTTTAACAACATGATTGTGAACGATCTACTTGTACACCTGATTAAAACATTTGCATTTGAATCCATGGCTATTGGTGGACTTGGAGCTTATTTTCTATACAATACCTCTATGGATATACATCAATTGTATAAAAAGTATGCACCTCTAAATTACTTATTGTCAACTGTACTGTTTGTTTATTTCTTTTTCAGAGCATATGCTCATGCATTACTTGGATTTGATATTTTTGAAAGTTGGCTATTTTCTTATATCATCTTAAATTTTCTCTTTTTAAATCTGATTTTATTTTCCAGTGTTATACTAAGTTCAGAGTCATTTTTTAATAGATCATTTCTTGACTATGCAGGTAAAATCTCTTATGGTATTTACATGTACCATATGATTGTGATATTTGCGGTTATCCATCTTGGAAAAAAATATTTATTAAATCTGGATCCTTGGCTCAGTTTTACTATTTTTTATGTCCTTGTCATTGTGGGCACATGCATCACAGCGCATCTGTCTAAAAAATATTTTGAAGATTTTTTCATGAAATTCAGATCAAAATTGAATTAACTGAAGTCGCAATTAAATATCTTATGCTTCAAAAATTTTAAATCGTAAAAATTAAAAACAAAAAAAAACTTAGTCTTCCACAAATATTCTTATCTTTGTATCCCGTACATAAAGCAGATATTTAGGTCACTTTAGACCTTATATTTTGAAATCCATTATTGTTATGACTAAATATATTTTTGTTACGGGCGGCGTTACTTCGTCGTTAGGGAAGGGTATTATTGCATCTTCTCTTGCTAAACTTCTCCAAGCACGTGGCTACAAAGTAACCATTCAAAAATTCGACCCCTACATTAACATCGACCCAGGAACATTGAATCCCTATGAACATGGTGAGTGTTATGTTACTGAAGATGGCGCTGAAACGGATCTTGATTTGGGTTATTATGAACGTTTCTTAAATGTTCCAACTTCTCAAGCCAATAATGTAACTACAGGTCGTATTTATCAATCTGTTATCCAAAAAGAGCGTGAAGGTGCTTATTTAGGAAAAACTGTTCAAGTTGTTCCCCATATCACAGATGAGATTAAGAACCGGATGCAATTGTTAGGTCAAACGGGTCAATATGATATTGTCATTACAGAATTAGGTGGTACTGTTGGTGATATTGAATCATTGCCTTTCATTGAGGCTGTGCGTCAATTGAGATGGGAATTAGGCACAAATGATTCTGTAGTTATCCACTTAACATTAGTTCCTTATTTAGCTGCTGCAGGTGAATTGAAAACTAAACCTACACAACACTCTGTTAAAACATTATTGGAATACGGTATTCAACCTGATATTTTAGTTTGTCGTACGGAACATAAATTAACGCAGGAAATTCGTAAGAAATTGGCTTTGTTTTGCAATGTCAACCTGAATGCAGTAGTAGAATCAATTGATGCTCCTACCATTTACGATGTTCCTTTAAATATGTTGAAAGAGCAGTTAGACAAAACTGTATTGGCTAAATTGAAACTTTCGAATAAAAACGAACCTGATTTAGACAGCTGGAAAGCTTTCTTAGGTAAATTAAAAAATCCGACAAATGAAGTTAACATTGGTTTAGTGGGTAAATATGTAGAATTACCTGATGCTTATAAATCAATTGTTGAAAGTTTTATTCACGCTGGCGCTACTAATGAATGTAAAGTAAAATTAGCATACATTGCTGCTGAGAGTGTGAACGATGATAATGTTCAAGATAAATTGAAAGAAATGGATGGTGTACTTGTTGCACCTGGATTTGGTGAACGTGGCTTAGAAGGAAAATTGGCTTCTATTAAATATGTTCGCGAAAATAATATTCCTTTCTTTGGTATCTGTTTGGGAATGCAATGTTCAGTTATCGAATTTGGGCGTAACGTATTAGGTTTAAAAGATGCAAATAGTGTTGAAATGAATGCTGATACCCTAAATCCAGTAATCAATTTGATGGAGGATCAAAAAAATATTACCAATATGGGAGGTACTATGCGTTTAGGTGCTTATGACTGCGATGTCAAAAAAGGTACAAAAGCATATAGTATTTATGGAAAGACTAGAATTACGGAGCGTCATCGTCATCGTTATGAATTCAATAATGACTATTTAAAGCAGTATGAAGCCGCTGGTATGATTGCTTCAGGAATCAATCCAACTTCAGGTTTAGTGGAAATTGTGGAATTAAAAAACCATCCTTTTTTCGTTGCAGGACAATTTCATCCAGAATTAAAGTCAACTGTTGCAAATCCTCACCCACTTTTTGTTAGCTTTGTAGCCGCTGCTCTGTCAAATAAGAAAAATAAGATACAAAAGCAGGAAACAATTAAGTAAGTTTAATTTTTAAAAATGGATAGAAATACCCTTATTGGTTTACTTCTGATGTTCGGAATCATAGCTGGTTCATTTTATTTAATGAAACCATCCGACGTAGAAATAAAGAAAGAACAAGCTCTACAGGATTCGTTAGCGCGTGTTAAAAAAGGTTTAGCACCTTTAACTGACTCGACGAAAACAAATGGACAGATCGTAACAACGCAACCAGCACAGACTGCTGATTCTGCGACTTTAAAACTTCCTTTTGGAGCGACAAAATTTGGAACTGAGAAAATTATCACGTTAGAAAATGATAAGATCATTGCTAAAATAAGTTCTAAAGGTGGTCGTGTAAAATCTGTACAATTAAAAGGTGAGACAAATTTTAATGGTAAGCCATTACTGTTATTTGAAGGAGACGATAACAAATTTGGATTAAAATTTAATGTTGCTGGTCAAGCGATCAATACGAACGATTTATATTTCACATCTGAAGACGCTGATGTCAAAATCACAGGTGAAGATTCAAAATCAATCAAATTGAAATTGAATTATGGAGCTGATCAGTATATTGAATATGTTTACACTTTAAAAGGTCATGGGTACAATCTTGGACTGGATATCAATACAAAAGGTATCCAAAATAAAATTGATCAGAAATCAATTGATTTAGATTGGGAAACTATCTTACTTCAAAAGGAACAAAACATAGCCTCTGAACGTCAGAAATCTACCATTTATTATAAAGAAGGTGATAATGTTGATCATTTATCCGAAGCTAAGGATGAGGAAAAAGAATTGAAAGAAAAGGTAGTATGGATTGCATTTAAACAACACTATTTTTCTAATATTCTTTCTAGCAAAACTGGCTTTACCTCCACTAAAGTTGATGTAAAATCAACAAAGGAAGAGGGTGTTATTAAGCTTTATAGCTCTACTGCTCAGTTAGATTATGCAACACAAAGAGATAACAATTATTCTTTAAGCTTCTTTTTTGGACCGAATCAATACAAAACGTTAAAAGCTGAAGGTCATGATTTCCATAAGATTATCAATATGGGATGGGGTCCAATGCGTTGGATCAACCAGTTCATTACGGTACCTGTATTTGATTTCTTAGATGGATTTAATATGAGTTATGGTATTGTCATCCTAATTTTAACGTTATTGTTAAAATTAGTATTGTCACCATTGACATATAAATCATATCTATCTATGGCTAAAATGCGTGTTTTAAAACCTCAGTTAGATGAAATCAAAGCTAAAGTTGGGGAAGACAATGCTGTATTGCTTCAACAGGAACAAATGAAATTGTATAAAACGGCTGGTGTAAACCCCCTTGGAGGTTGTCTTCCTTTGGTTTTGCAAATGCCATTTACAATTGCCTTTTTCTATTTCTTTCCGAATTTATTCGAATTGAGAGGCGAAAGTTTCTTGTTCATGAAGGATATGTCCACGTATGATACTTTATTTTCTTTTGCTCCAATTTTTGGTGTGTTGAATCACGTATCATTAATGTGTGTGTTGATGACTTTGACAACATTGCTAACAACTTGGTATAATAATTCGACTTCAGGTGCTACAGGACAAATGAAATACATCGGTTATATTATGCCTTTAATTTTCTTCTTTGTCTTGAACAGCTTCCCTGCTGGTTTGAACTACTATTACTTCCTAAGTGCTATCCTAACATTCTTGACACAATTGATCATCCGCTCAATGGTTAATGATGATAAGATTTTAGCAAAATTGGAAAGCAATAAAAAGAATCCTAAAGTGCAGAAGAAATCGACTTTCCAATCTAGAATGGAAGAGGCGATGCGTCAAGCACAACAAAATAAAAAATAATATATACTATAATTAAGAACTTGAAAAAGAGGAAATCAGCGATTGGTTTCCTCTTTTTTCGTATGCTACTGTAGCAATCCGTTAAACAATACGTTAGATTTAGTGTTTAACAGTTACATTAAAATAAGATAAAAATGAAATTTAGCCAGACTTTAATAATAGCAACTCTTTTAGTAGGATTGAGCAGTTGCTCAATTTTCAGAAAGAAAGCAGACATGCATGATACCTCCAATACAACAAAAACAATCGAGATTACGGGTAAGAAATGGCAATTAATTGAATTAAATGGAAAAGCAATAGCTGAAAAGATAAATGGTCGTATACCATATTTGCAATTGGACGATAAAAACTACCTTGCCAATGCGGGCTGCAATACAATGGGTGGTGCGGTAAGTATTACAGGAAAAAATAAAATTAAATTTTCTCAAGGTATGTCAACGATGATGGCTTGTCCTGATCTGGATATTGAACATTCATTATCAAAAGCACTAATCGCTGCTGATGGATATATTATAAAAGAAGGTATTTTAAACCTAAATAAAGGCGCATCTACTTCTTTAGCTAAATTCAAATTGATGCCAGAAGCAACCACAGCAAATGCATTATCAGGAACTTGGGAATTGGACTATATATCGGGTCCTCGCATTGCTTTCAACGGTTTGTATCCAAATTCAAAACCAACCATTACTTTTGATCTAGCGTCAAATAAAGTTTCAGGTAACGGAAGTTGCAATACTTACAATACTAATTTCAAAACTGACGATCATAAAATCAATTTTGGCCCTATCATGTCTACAAAAATGGGGTGTGGAGGTTCTGGAGAACAGGTTTACTTCAGTACTTTGGAAAAAATTAATACCTATAGTGTTGACGGGCAAACACTAACGTTCATTATGGGTGATATTGCGATGATGCGTTTTCATAAAAAATAGGGATTAATTTAATACCATAAAAAAAGGATTCCAAATCAATTTGGAATCCTTTTTTTATGGTTAGTCAATGACCTTTTTAGACAAAGGCACTAAAACCTGTTATGCTTCTACCCACAATTAAAGAATTGATTTCTTTCGTGCCTTCGTATGAATAAATAGCTTCAGCATCAGCTAAGAACCGGGCAACATTATATTCCAACAAGATTCCATTCCCTCCCATTACTTCACGTGCTTTAGAGACGATATCCCGTGTACGTAATGAACAAAACACTTTTGCCAAAGAGGCATGTTCATCTTTCAATTCACCATTATCCTGAAGTTCAGATAACCGATACACCAGCGTCTGCATAGCCGTTAAATTAGATAACATTTCCACCAGGTGGTTTTGGATCAACTGAAAAGCAGCAATTGGTTTTCCAAATTGCTTCCGTTTTCTTGTATAATCTAGCGCATTTTCATAGGCTCCTCGCGCACAACCTACTGCCATCCATGCGACACCTGCCCTAGTCATTTGCAAAACCTTTGCCGTGTCTTTAAAACTATTTGCATTTTGTAAACGATCTGATTCTGGAATTAAGCAATCTGTTAATGTGATTAATCCATTTTGAACAATCCGCAAAGCCATCTTCCCTTTTATTTTTTCTACTTTAAAAGCAGGATTATCTTTACGAACAATAAAACCCTTTACTTCTCCATCATCTAAATCTCTTGCCCAAATAATCGTGATATCAGAAAAGGTTGAATTTCCAATCCATTTCTTTTGGCCATTAAGCACCCATCCCTCATCTGTTTTTTTGCATGTCGTGGTCAATCCCCCTGCTGCACCAGATCCTACCTCGGGCTCCGTAAGACCAAAAGCTCCTATAACTTTCATCTGTTGCATACGCGGCAGCCATTCTTCTTTTTGAGCATCAGAACCACAAATATAAATTGAGCCCATAGCCAAACCACTTTGAACACCAAAAAATGTTGCGATAGAGGCATCAACTCGCGCTATTTCAGCTGCAATTACCCCCTCCATTAGGGAACTTCCTCCAGCACATCCATAACCATCATAGGTGTAACCACAAATATTTAAAGCAGCAAATTTTTCTATAATTTCAAAGGGAAACTCATCTTTCAACCAATAACTATTAACTAAGGGGCTAATTTCCTTTTCCATAAAATCGCGAACTTTCA encodes the following:
- a CDS encoding ankyrin repeat domain-containing protein, with the protein product MDNIFLNACKNNQKAIVQTLLKKGDINLNKRDAMGNTPLFYSCQKGARDIVKILVEAGADINLANNQSATPLHIVSQSGNKEIATILLNNGADINVTDKAGKTALIYSLAEGRTEFTKFLLSKGADKTIKDNDGHSALDYATSRGLRDTVALLVGEADDKNSTGNTALHQAVWNNEAEVVSELLKINTININAINDQGDSALVLACMQNNLRITEQLLNADADMLLKRLDGNSVLHYSSGRGNKEIAKLLIEKGMDMNSKNNEGETPLIVASICGFNEITALLVDHGASVNEKDNDEHSALHYASEKGYNEIVEQLIIAGASS
- a CDS encoding zinc-ribbon domain-containing protein — translated: MIIFGTRNKFLTAFNTEQTCGHCNTGKLNLAYTISYFHIFWIPMFPFGKKGMTQCPHCKQILNAYELAPESRNYINAQKSNVKTPLTYFAGLILIGALILFVVVVNMLK
- a CDS encoding histidine-type phosphatase; its protein translation is MKNITIFLSALYISIQVGSAQTSKQEMFDNPEKTAGVYYAYPEKEISPQAPVPKGYEPFYISHFSRHGSRYLVSDDQYKVVLDLLQDAANNHTLSALGKDVFERLKKVWQEAEFRGGDLSPLGVRQHRGIAERMYTRYPQIFVDKAEISAQSTTVLRCALSMDAFSERLKELNPKLLISRDASMKYQRYLNFHTNEANMFNSSKSDWRADYDKFENNHINPSRMVHALFTDSVYIQQHVNQKQLFEGMYEIAGDMQNIETKLNFYDVFEKQELFDLWQCRNYKNYVSDANSALNGGIMFENAKPILRDILERAEKTISTHSNGAAFRFAHDGNIIPLAMLLHLEDTYNSVSEPSEFYKAWSNFKIAPMAANIQIVFFRKPGSSDIIVKFLLNENEKLIPPVKSDILPYYHWKDIEAYYKSLLGNKVSL
- a CDS encoding carbohydrate-binding family 9-like protein, which encodes MNKSIFIFILSCCYTISYGQNSIKEFLALQSIPKTYAVLKTNETLQIDGKDNENSWAQAKTITNFEDIQGKNFKQPAYKTELKMLWDSTYLYVYAKLYDPHIWADIKKHDEIVYLNNDFEIFLKPNLHQAEYYEVEVNALQTIFDLMLTKPYRFGGEAITHWDLKNLKSAVYVNGSLNNPQDTDSFWSVEFAIPHQSIYAFGKPMMPKPNDYWLCNFSRVQWQHEVINDQYRRKTKNNKILEEDNWVWSPIGLINMHYPERWGYIQFVEHAQEQPPALPETYEITKLAWNIHYLQRLFYKENRMYTNQLSKLSLFKENINPILKNYQITLNLSQDKKNYNMQIVDHRSKKMYVYLDNKGNFEINP
- the rplS gene encoding 50S ribosomal protein L19, giving the protein MDLVKFVEEQAVIINEVPAFKAGDTISVHYKIREGNKERIQIYQGVVLQLNSEGVNSTFTVRKISNGIGVERIFPVNSPNIEKIVVNSYGKVRRAKLFYLRGLTGKAARIKSKRI
- a CDS encoding ankyrin repeat domain-containing protein; this translates as MNLYQIEQAYLQGKENSEINELYKNLLEDETENEQIEIWKQVCSFANVEMIDYLIAKGWRTTGVEDQDGNTLLHLLAQPKHGYNYFIAEQRVYECTKKLLETKVSPLRKNNDGDTALLLSSRVGYTEMLQAYAEIGAKTDFTDRNGNTLLHIIAQYSSHAVSAYQTAMERLLIHQNDSNFDAENPRQAQERAELEWHFNVNKARFNQFITYAITAMEFNADPYQKNNEGETAIDVAIYYQSKAIGAILKGVDFSNQETVPLYFEAGGMNIYQACAKNDLEALNALIQIGEDLNEAYDKEGDKFNGMTPLAIAMTQHYFEVTDVLLKNGADATLRDSKAWHPFRYLYTPVSGVNTNFDQFQNKVFPKILNAYLDAGFDINSLLDDDENTLLTVSAKYADDLQLYNGNSITTVLIDEVVYSNADVNKTNRDGISALMYLCLADTKRGEKNLITLLEQSASTELRDKNGKTALIYAVNNSDKSAAKTYCELLVEFGNLLIDAKDNAGKSALDYAVVQNNEPLVAWLVERM